The sequence GTTCACCGCAACTAGGATATCAACATCTGTAAGATATTTCTCTATAGATATCCCCGCTGATCTAGCTACAAACCCACTATGTTCAAAAAACACCGGAGTACGGTCAACGTCTGTAAAATTTAAGGTACCTAAAACTCTGGCCAACGATCTCATGCTCTCACCTCATCCGTTGTACATAGTGCAATCCATCAAAAGCATCCCTGGCCACATAATCCACATATAAATCCTCAGCCGTCATTTGTTGGAGGGCTGCTCCCCCTGCTACAACTGGGATTGTTAAATTTCGCTGTTTAAGATCTGCTTTAACTTCTCTTACATGTGGGACAATAACACTAATTAGCCCGGAAATGAAAATATAATCTGCCTTTGCTTCAGCAGCAGCTTCTACAAATCGCACAGGCTCCACGTCCTTACCTAAATCAATAACCTTATAACCGGCACAACTGAGTATGATCCGTACAACGTGTTTCCCTAACTCATGGATATCTCCCTTAATCGTTCCTAGAATAATAGTGCCCTTTTGTATCAAAGGTCGATCATTGTCAAGATGCTTGGCAACGACTTTATCCATAACTTCCATCATTGCTCGCCCAGCCAGCATAATTTCCAATAAATTAAACTCATCAGATGTACACTTTACATCTAACGCCTTTAAAGCGGGTGATAATCCATGTTCAACGATGCTATACAAATCAGTCCCTGCAGACAGTAAGCTTTCAGCATGAGCAACCGCATCTCTATGTCTTCCTTGGATCACTGCCTGTACAAGGGCATCTAGTCTATTTGACATTATATCACCCCGCTATAAATTCTCGAATTCTAGAGATTGCTCAATTTAAACATAGAAAATCTAAATTTTAACATGCCTAACAACTCTCTTTTAAACCTACGCGGAACGAAGGTAATTGTCAAGCTAGTTGTCGGATCATCCGGTTCGTTTTTTACGGAAACGGCGCGCTCTATATTTCCTCCTTATCCGCTTTCTTGACAACTTTTACTTCCTGAACTAATTTACAGGTGCCCAGAACTTCTTCTTCCGTTAGGTCAAAGAAGCTTACGACATGCCTCTTGGGAATAATCAGAACATGCCCTTCATTAACTGGGAACTTATCAAAAAAGGCCAGGGCTAGATCGTTCTGGACAAGGATAGCTGTCTCTGGAAGCTTACAAAAAATACATTCCCTTATTTTGCTTCCCCTTCT comes from Desulfosporosinus meridiei DSM 13257 and encodes:
- a CDS encoding cobalamin B12-binding domain-containing protein, coding for MSNRLDALVQAVIQGRHRDAVAHAESLLSAGTDLYSIVEHGLSPALKALDVKCTSDEFNLLEIMLAGRAMMEVMDKVVAKHLDNDRPLIQKGTIILGTIKGDIHELGKHVVRIILSCAGYKVIDLGKDVEPVRFVEAAAEAKADYIFISGLISVIVPHVREVKADLKQRNLTIPVVAGGAALQQMTAEDLYVDYVARDAFDGLHYVQRMR
- a CDS encoding HIT family protein, coding for MRECIFCKLPETAILVQNDLALAFFDKFPVNEGHVLIIPKRHVVSFFDLTEEEVLGTCKLVQEVKVVKKADKEEI